The following proteins come from a genomic window of bacterium:
- the rpmJ gene encoding 50S ribosomal protein L36: protein MKVQASVKPRCGQCKTVRRRGRVFVTCKANPKHKQRQG from the coding sequence ATGAAAGTTCAAGCATCCGTAAAACCTCGTTGTGGCCAATGCAAAACAGTACGTCGTCGTGGACGCGTATTTGTTACTTGCAAGGCAAACCCTAAACATAAGCAAAGACAAGGATAA
- the rplM gene encoding 50S ribosomal protein L13, whose amino-acid sequence MTKELKEAKKKEEYTDRKWRLYDADGKILGRLATEIADHLRGKYQPTYVPYKDTGDVVVVINTDKIKVTGNKETKKIYRWHSWYPGGLTEKKFHEVMEKDSRVPLEEAVYGMIPHNRLRRKMMARLKLYPGTEHKHGAAPFEPSSN is encoded by the coding sequence ATGACTAAAGAACTTAAAGAAGCAAAGAAAAAGGAAGAATACACTGACCGTAAATGGCGTCTTTATGATGCCGACGGGAAGATTTTGGGTCGTCTCGCGACGGAAATTGCCGATCATTTGCGCGGTAAATATCAACCAACTTATGTCCCGTACAAAGATACCGGTGACGTGGTGGTTGTAATCAATACCGATAAAATCAAAGTTACCGGCAATAAGGAAACCAAGAAGATTTATCGCTGGCACAGTTGGTATCCGGGTGGACTGACGGAAAAGAAATTTCATGAAGTTATGGAAAAAGATTCTCGCGTCCCGCTCGAAGAAGCGGTTTACGGCATGATTCCGCATAATCGTTTGCGTCGAAAAATGATGGCCAGACTAAAGCTTTATCCGGGTACGGAACACAAGCACGGTGCCGCCCCCTTTGAACCATCATCCAACTAA
- the rpsM gene encoding 30S ribosomal protein S13: protein MALRIAGIVVPDNKRIEIALTYIYGIGRQSSREILEKIGVAGEVHTKDLKESESAKIREEIESKYRVEGDLRRDVSTHIRRLKDIGCYRGIRHIKRLPVRGQRTKTNSRTVRGNVRKTAGSGRRAAAEKT, encoded by the coding sequence ATGGCATTACGTATTGCAGGCATCGTCGTTCCAGATAACAAGCGCATTGAAATCGCGCTCACCTATATTTATGGTATTGGTCGTCAGTCTAGTCGTGAAATTTTGGAAAAAATCGGCGTGGCGGGAGAAGTCCACACAAAAGACTTGAAAGAATCGGAATCTGCCAAGATTCGTGAGGAAATTGAAAGCAAATATCGTGTTGAGGGCGATCTTCGTCGTGATGTTAGTACCCACATTCGTCGTTTAAAAGACATCGGTTGCTATCGCGGTATTCGTCATATTAAGCGCTTACCGGTGAGAGGACAACGCACAAAGACCAATAGTCGAACAGTGCGTGGCAATGTAAGAAAGACAGCCGGTTCCGGTCGTCGTGCCGCGGCAGAGAAGACCTAA
- the infA gene encoding translation initiation factor IF-1 gives MSPKDALLMTGVVKENLPNTMFRVELEGGHVVLAHISGKMRVHYIRVLPGDRVVVEMSPYDLDRGRIVQRLKD, from the coding sequence GTGAGTCCAAAAGACGCGTTGTTAATGACCGGAGTGGTCAAAGAGAATCTGCCGAACACAATGTTTCGTGTCGAGCTCGAAGGAGGGCATGTGGTACTGGCGCATATTTCAGGAAAGATGCGCGTTCACTACATCAGAGTGCTTCCCGGTGATCGTGTGGTTGTAGAGATGAGTCCGTATGACTTGGATCGCGGGAGAATCGTTCAGCGCCTGAAAGATTAA
- the rpsI gene encoding 30S ribosomal protein S9, whose protein sequence is MPIALSDVARRYIEGIGRRKTAIARVRITHNGSGVFLVNNLPWDKYFPTIDMQKAARDPFDITGNWGQFDVSVKVNGGGPHSQAGAVKLGVARALVKHDETYRKILRDTGMMTRDPRHKERKKPGLKRARKAPQWQKR, encoded by the coding sequence ATGCCTATCGCATTATCTGACGTCGCTCGTCGCTATATTGAAGGAATCGGTCGTCGTAAAACCGCGATTGCTCGCGTGCGTATTACGCATAATGGTTCAGGAGTGTTTCTAGTAAACAATTTGCCGTGGGATAAGTATTTCCCGACCATCGATATGCAAAAAGCGGCGCGTGATCCGTTTGATATCACCGGAAACTGGGGTCAGTTTGATGTTTCTGTTAAGGTAAACGGTGGCGGTCCGCATTCTCAAGCCGGAGCGGTGAAATTGGGAGTTGCGCGTGCTTTGGTAAAACACGACGAAACCTATCGCAAAATTTTGCGCGATACGGGGATGATGACCCGCGATCCGCGTCACAAGGAACGTAAAAAGCCGGGTCTCAAGCGTGCCCGTAAAGCGCCACAGTGGCAGAAGCGGTAA
- the rpsD gene encoding 30S ribosomal protein S4, producing the protein MSAFDSVCARCRRASEKLFLKGDKCISPKCPMVRRPYAPGVHGVAARPGAAGGKSGGGKGGSRGGSEFGKQLREKQALRATYGIRERQLKKYYALAVGKKGVTGEMLIQYLESRLDNVVFRMGFGTSRAHARQLVGHGMFSVNGRATNIPSFQVSKDDVVKIKETKKAKPVFTDLADRLANKTLPNWLEREDTYTAKVTATPGLEPHEMPVDVQMIVEFYSR; encoded by the coding sequence ATGTCTGCATTTGATTCAGTCTGCGCACGTTGCCGAAGAGCCAGTGAAAAGCTTTTCTTAAAGGGTGATAAATGTATATCGCCAAAGTGTCCGATGGTGCGTCGTCCATACGCGCCGGGTGTTCACGGTGTTGCCGCTCGTCCCGGTGCCGCCGGTGGTAAAAGTGGCGGGGGAAAAGGTGGTAGTCGCGGTGGTTCGGAATTCGGAAAGCAATTACGCGAAAAGCAAGCATTGCGTGCCACGTATGGAATTCGTGAACGTCAATTGAAGAAATATTACGCTTTGGCTGTTGGTAAAAAAGGTGTTACCGGTGAAATGCTTATTCAATACTTGGAATCTCGCTTAGATAATGTCGTCTTTCGTATGGGTTTTGGTACGTCTCGCGCGCATGCTCGTCAGTTGGTTGGTCACGGCATGTTTAGTGTTAATGGTCGCGCCACAAACATTCCATCTTTCCAAGTTTCCAAAGATGATGTCGTGAAGATTAAGGAAACCAAGAAAGCGAAACCGGTATTTACGGATTTGGCCGATCGCTTGGCAAATAAGACCTTGCCAAACTGGCTCGAACGCGAAGACACCTACACAGCTAAAGTTACAGCTACTCCTGGCCTAGAACCGCACGAAATGCCGGTGGATGTGCAGATGATAGTAGAATTTTACTCCCGGTAA
- a CDS encoding response regulator — MARITIIEDDPILSRMYEQAFLFERHDVDVAHNGKEGLEKIAVNLPTVILLDVMMPVMNGFETLEKLKADPRTKNIPVIMLTNLSEQKDAELALAYGAVKYIIKGDYNPKQVVEMVKEILQAYTRYDAPKSVVNV, encoded by the coding sequence ATGGCGCGCATAACAATTATTGAAGATGACCCGATATTATCTAGAATGTATGAACAAGCTTTTTTATTTGAAAGGCATGATGTTGATGTGGCACACAATGGAAAAGAGGGGTTGGAAAAAATTGCGGTAAATCTTCCTACGGTAATTTTGCTGGATGTAATGATGCCGGTAATGAATGGCTTTGAAACTCTTGAAAAGTTAAAAGCAGACCCTAGAACAAAAAATATTCCGGTTATAATGTTAACTAATCTTTCGGAGCAGAAAGACGCGGAACTGGCACTCGCTTACGGCGCAGTTAAGTACATCATAAAAGGGGATTACAATCCAAAGCAGGTGGTGGAGATGGTAAAGGAGATTTTACAGGCTTATACCCGTTATGACGCGCCTAAGTCCGTGGTAAACGTATGA
- the lexA gene encoding transcriptional repressor LexA — protein MTKPMSNKHLSKKQSEVLNFIKEFLATHSYAPSYREIAQGLGLSSPATVFEHCQILTKKGYIQTDEGEARSFELTQKMGWFTKAVELPLIGMIAAGKPIEAIQQNERIAVPLELLPNLNCFVLQVKGDSMIEDGIHDGDYVVAERNFYPKNGDTVVALLENEYATLKRYYREPTRIRLQPANKTMKPIYAKNPVIQGIVKAVLRKY, from the coding sequence ATGACCAAACCAATGTCCAATAAGCATCTATCAAAAAAGCAGTCAGAAGTACTTAATTTCATTAAGGAGTTTTTAGCCACCCATTCCTACGCCCCGTCTTATCGCGAAATCGCCCAGGGACTAGGCCTTTCCTCCCCCGCCACGGTTTTCGAGCATTGCCAAATTCTAACCAAAAAAGGCTATATTCAAACCGACGAGGGTGAAGCACGCAGTTTTGAACTCACGCAAAAAATGGGCTGGTTCACTAAAGCCGTTGAATTGCCGTTAATCGGCATGATTGCCGCCGGCAAGCCCATTGAAGCCATTCAACAAAACGAACGCATCGCCGTACCGCTGGAATTACTTCCCAATCTCAATTGTTTTGTTCTACAGGTTAAAGGCGACTCAATGATCGAAGACGGCATCCATGATGGCGACTACGTCGTGGCAGAAAGAAACTTCTACCCCAAAAACGGCGACACGGTTGTTGCGTTGTTGGAAAATGAATATGCCACGTTAAAACGTTATTACCGTGAACCCACTCGCATTCGCCTGCAACCCGCCAACAAAACCATGAAGCCGATCTATGCGAAAAATCCGGTTATACAGGGAATCGTAAAGGCAGTTTTGCGCAAATATTAA
- a CDS encoding cache domain-containing protein, with translation MWSQFFLENIHFAINFFAALVFFAIFWLYWDAWRHTPLRRDFFRLIGFLLLAVSFVLEASQIEAILLPAGLNNSGVIATLLIGARIMGYFLVLVGMILDPLPTHPNVPTSGFSAGVVASSIPFSFLYFLFPLGAVSVAFMYLRRATLGLERHMRTAAIGYFLLSISHLFGLAVLFQNSSNSRLNFFVAPFGFFWFIENIFVATGIYVLGCWVWQYLLTRVKTQFFLVFTSVSLVVFIVTVTLFTGLLLANMQTATLNQLASDNKIMNLALDSKKAELSAYAKTIAENNQLISALKSNDRPVLASIAEKGVINWKINSLLVLDPNGKVLARGENNQNVGDSFSDNGLVKRGLAGQGRRSLTVVNGPVAPMVFVRAVEPVLDGNKITGVVMASMLIDNAFVDGIKQATGLETAIYGDNVLSASTILSTDGKSRWVGIKETNKKITEKVLKQGELVVMSKRMVNSPYLASFAPLRDADNVVIGMVFVGKPEISILVAAGQSLSYTFMITALLIVFSLLPAYLLARHFAYQLR, from the coding sequence ATGTGGTCCCAATTCTTTCTTGAAAATATCCATTTTGCCATAAATTTTTTCGCGGCATTAGTTTTCTTCGCGATTTTTTGGTTGTATTGGGATGCTTGGCGCCACACTCCATTAAGAAGAGATTTTTTTAGATTGATTGGATTTCTTTTACTCGCTGTATCTTTTGTGCTGGAGGCGAGTCAAATTGAAGCCATTTTGTTACCGGCAGGATTAAATAATTCCGGTGTAATTGCTACGTTATTGATTGGCGCGCGTATAATGGGGTATTTTTTGGTGTTGGTTGGTATGATTTTAGACCCGTTGCCAACACATCCGAATGTTCCGACAAGTGGTTTTTCGGCGGGGGTTGTTGCTTCCAGTATTCCTTTTTCGTTTCTTTATTTTCTTTTTCCGCTTGGGGCGGTTAGTGTCGCGTTTATGTATTTGCGTCGTGCCACCCTTGGTTTGGAACGTCACATGCGAACAGCAGCGATCGGTTATTTCTTGTTAAGTATTTCTCATCTTTTTGGTTTAGCGGTCTTATTTCAAAACAGTAGCAATTCAAGATTGAACTTTTTTGTTGCTCCGTTTGGATTTTTTTGGTTCATTGAAAACATTTTTGTCGCGACCGGTATATATGTCTTGGGTTGCTGGGTTTGGCAATATCTTCTTACGCGTGTAAAAACACAGTTCTTTCTGGTGTTTACGAGTGTTTCGTTAGTTGTTTTTATTGTGACGGTTACCTTGTTTACCGGCCTGCTCTTGGCAAATATGCAAACAGCAACACTAAATCAGTTGGCGTCGGACAACAAAATAATGAATTTGGCTTTGGATAGCAAGAAGGCGGAATTATCGGCATACGCAAAAACTATCGCGGAAAACAATCAATTAATAAGTGCTTTGAAAAGCAATGACAGACCCGTGTTGGCATCAATCGCGGAAAAAGGTGTAATAAATTGGAAAATTAACTCGCTACTTGTTTTGGATCCCAACGGAAAAGTGCTTGCCCGGGGAGAGAATAATCAAAATGTCGGTGATTCTTTTTCGGACAACGGACTGGTGAAGAGAGGCCTTGCGGGCCAAGGAAGAAGGTCTTTGACGGTTGTGAATGGGCCTGTCGCGCCAATGGTGTTTGTGCGTGCTGTTGAGCCTGTTTTAGATGGAAATAAGATTACCGGGGTAGTTATGGCAAGTATGTTAATTGACAATGCGTTTGTTGATGGAATCAAACAGGCGACAGGTCTGGAAACGGCAATTTATGGCGACAATGTATTGTCTGCCTCGACGATTCTTTCCACGGATGGAAAATCACGTTGGGTGGGTATCAAAGAAACCAATAAAAAAATAACGGAAAAAGTGCTAAAACAGGGAGAGTTGGTTGTTATGTCTAAACGAATGGTAAATAGTCCATATCTGGCGTCTTTTGCGCCACTTCGCGACGCAGATAACGTCGTGATCGGTATGGTTTTTGTTGGGAAACCGGAAATTTCCATTCTTGTCGCGGCGGGTCAATCATTATCCTACACGTTTATGATCACCGCGCTTCTTATTGTTTTTTCACTTTTGCCGGCATATTTATTGGCGCGACATTTTGCTTATCAACTGCGATAA
- the rpsK gene encoding 30S ribosomal protein S11 has protein sequence MAEKKETTEKKVEKKVTKSRKRQRTRVLSGRVYIQSTYNNTIISATDAKGNVLAWSSAGRIGYSGAKKATPYAAQEITRDLMQRLEPYGMKEAIVFVKGIGSARESAIRALGVHGLVVTSIKDITPIPHNGTRPPRPRRV, from the coding sequence ATGGCAGAAAAAAAGGAAACAACTGAAAAGAAAGTCGAAAAGAAGGTCACGAAGTCGCGTAAGCGTCAACGGACACGCGTTTTGAGTGGCCGTGTCTATATTCAGTCCACTTACAACAACACCATTATTTCCGCCACTGACGCAAAGGGTAACGTTTTGGCTTGGAGTTCTGCCGGTCGTATCGGTTATTCCGGCGCGAAAAAAGCGACGCCTTATGCCGCGCAGGAAATTACGCGTGATTTGATGCAACGGTTGGAACCTTATGGAATGAAAGAAGCGATTGTTTTCGTAAAAGGAATCGGTAGTGCCCGAGAATCCGCGATTCGCGCGTTGGGTGTTCACGGTTTGGTTGTTACGTCAATTAAAGATATTACGCCTATTCCACATAACGGCACGCGTCCACCGCGTCCGCGGAGAGTGTAA
- a CDS encoding glycosyltransferase family 1 protein: MRIGVDIRCLMDGGRTGVEEYTLSLLNSMLKQNQTDTFVLFANSRKPMLLPKIEAPNVEWRTFSYPNKIFNTALKIFRWPKIDQLIGGVDVLFVPSVRLAPCSVKCPIVVTFHDLSFVRHPEYFSWKRRVWHWFMEPKSLAKNAKKIIAVSKTTANDLEELYKIPNEKIAVVHSGVHRNFRPVDFHSEETKKVKERYSLPEKFILFLGTIEPRKNIDGLISAYEEIRRKGVEQKLVIAGVRGWVKKDFFQRIKTSEFAKDIILTGFVKDEDKPALYSIASLFVYPSFYEGFGFPPLEALLCGTPVITSYNSAIPEIAGQWATLVNPYDPNELAVVILEELKKEKKVLPTVSTEVLEKYNWERAGRETLEVLKEAIHENSK, from the coding sequence ATGCGTATCGGCGTTGATATTCGTTGTTTAATGGATGGTGGCAGGACGGGTGTGGAAGAATACACGTTGAGCCTTTTAAATTCCATGTTAAAACAAAACCAGACCGACACCTTTGTTTTGTTTGCCAATTCCCGTAAACCGATGTTGCTACCAAAAATCGAAGCACCGAATGTCGAGTGGCGCACTTTTTCGTATCCAAACAAGATATTTAACACAGCATTGAAAATTTTTCGTTGGCCGAAAATCGATCAATTAATTGGTGGGGTTGATGTTTTGTTTGTGCCCAGTGTACGGCTTGCGCCTTGTTCGGTAAAATGCCCGATCGTCGTTACTTTTCACGATCTCTCTTTTGTGCGTCATCCGGAATATTTTTCATGGAAGCGACGTGTTTGGCATTGGTTTATGGAACCAAAATCTCTGGCGAAAAACGCAAAAAAAATTATCGCTGTTTCCAAAACTACCGCTAATGATTTGGAAGAACTTTATAAAATTCCAAACGAAAAAATTGCTGTCGTTCATTCTGGCGTGCATCGAAATTTTCGTCCTGTTGATTTCCATTCCGAAGAAACAAAAAAGGTGAAGGAGAGATATTCGTTGCCTGAAAAGTTTATTCTTTTTCTTGGTACCATTGAACCGCGGAAAAACATTGACGGCCTGATATCCGCATATGAAGAAATTAGGCGAAAAGGCGTTGAACAAAAATTGGTAATCGCCGGTGTGCGGGGTTGGGTAAAGAAAGATTTTTTTCAGCGCATCAAAACCAGTGAATTTGCGAAAGATATTATTTTGACCGGTTTTGTGAAAGATGAAGATAAGCCCGCGCTGTATAGTATCGCGAGTCTTTTTGTTTACCCAAGTTTTTATGAAGGTTTTGGATTTCCCCCACTCGAAGCCTTGTTGTGTGGAACGCCGGTAATCACTTCTTACAATTCGGCGATTCCGGAAATTGCCGGGCAATGGGCGACGCTGGTAAATCCTTATGACCCGAATGAACTGGCAGTAGTGATTTTGGAAGAGTTGAAAAAAGAAAAGAAGGTTTTGCCAACAGTAAGCACAGAGGTCTTAGAAAAATACAATTGGGAACGGGCGGGAAGGGAGACACTTGAGGTTTTAAAAGAAGCTATACATGAAAATTCAAAATAA
- the rplQ gene encoding 50S ribosomal protein L17, with amino-acid sequence MRHRSKKITLSRTPAERKALQRKMAISLFKAGHIQTTATRATFVRRFVEPLITKGKPADLSARRYIIAALGNVDAAELVLAKAKEYVKRPGGYTRVTKLAKRRAGDAAPLVQLEFV; translated from the coding sequence ATGCGCCACCGAAGTAAAAAAATCACTCTTTCCCGTACGCCCGCTGAACGTAAAGCGCTTCAGCGTAAAATGGCTATTTCCTTGTTCAAGGCGGGCCATATTCAAACAACCGCTACTCGCGCCACTTTTGTTCGACGTTTTGTTGAACCGCTTATTACGAAAGGTAAACCGGCGGATTTATCCGCTCGTCGCTACATTATCGCGGCATTGGGTAATGTGGATGCGGCCGAGCTGGTGCTTGCGAAAGCAAAAGAGTATGTTAAACGTCCGGGTGGCTATACGCGTGTTACCAAGCTGGCCAAGCGTCGAGCTGGAGACGCGGCGCCACTCGTTCAATTAGAGTTTGTCTAA
- a CDS encoding four helix bundle protein, with amino-acid sequence MAQPQEFDLEERTVVFAEKIIDLVRSINCDAVNSRIINQLVGSSGSIGANYCEATEAESKKDFIHKIGIAKKETKETRHWLRLLARANKERKEEIRILWKEAQELLLIFSKIIRSSKAKVIDN; translated from the coding sequence ATGGCCCAACCGCAGGAATTTGATTTAGAAGAGCGAACAGTCGTTTTTGCCGAGAAGATTATTGATTTAGTAAGGTCAATCAATTGTGATGCGGTTAATAGCAGAATTATCAATCAGTTAGTAGGCTCAAGCGGTTCAATCGGAGCAAATTACTGTGAAGCAACCGAAGCGGAGAGCAAAAAAGATTTCATTCATAAAATCGGTATTGCCAAAAAAGAAACAAAAGAGACGAGACACTGGTTAAGACTTCTTGCCAGAGCCAACAAGGAAAGAAAAGAAGAAATTAGAATCCTTTGGAAAGAAGCGCAAGAACTTTTGCTGATCTTTTCCAAGATAATTAGAAGCAGTAAGGCAAAAGTAATTGATAATTAA
- a CDS encoding DNA-directed RNA polymerase subunit alpha, with protein MEKIPVPNSVSLLAEEGNEATFEISPYFPGYGPTLGNALRRVLLSSLPGAAVTAVRIEGVDHEFSTVTGVKEDVVSILLNLKQLRLKVHSENPVELTMKVKGEKIVKAKDFEKNAEVEIINKDMVIAHLTDPKAELILRVTAKNGRGYVPVETREEEGRDLGEIAVDAIYTPVERVSFNVENVRVGKETEFHKLIMTIRTDGTISPREALSQAASILEDHFKELVSDLKERLTVVRAVAPIVEEALTPIPVATEAVKELSDEDKDMEAKSLPIQRFAVSTRIQNILEKEGVRTVAGLVQKNRTQLLDFEGMGEKAVQEIEETLKDLNLVLKEEKSEE; from the coding sequence ATGGAAAAAATACCAGTTCCAAATTCCGTCTCCCTGCTCGCCGAAGAGGGAAACGAAGCGACGTTCGAAATTAGTCCTTATTTTCCAGGATACGGACCAACCTTGGGCAACGCTCTTCGTCGCGTGCTTTTGTCGTCACTTCCGGGAGCAGCTGTTACAGCTGTTCGTATCGAAGGTGTTGATCACGAATTTTCAACTGTAACAGGAGTAAAAGAAGACGTTGTCTCTATTTTGCTCAACCTTAAGCAGTTGCGTCTTAAGGTGCACAGCGAAAATCCGGTAGAACTGACCATGAAAGTAAAAGGTGAAAAGATTGTTAAGGCGAAAGATTTTGAAAAGAACGCGGAAGTGGAAATTATTAACAAAGATATGGTCATTGCTCATCTTACCGACCCTAAGGCTGAATTAATCTTACGCGTTACCGCTAAAAACGGTCGTGGTTATGTCCCGGTTGAAACACGCGAAGAAGAAGGGCGTGATTTGGGTGAAATTGCCGTCGACGCCATCTATACTCCGGTCGAACGCGTCAGCTTCAATGTTGAAAACGTGCGTGTCGGCAAAGAAACAGAATTTCACAAATTAATAATGACTATTCGCACGGACGGTACAATCAGCCCACGCGAAGCATTGAGTCAAGCCGCTTCAATTTTGGAAGATCATTTCAAGGAATTGGTTTCCGATTTGAAAGAACGTCTTACGGTTGTTCGCGCCGTTGCGCCGATTGTGGAAGAAGCTTTGACGCCAATTCCGGTTGCCACCGAAGCTGTTAAGGAATTGTCGGACGAAGACAAAGACATGGAAGCCAAGTCGCTCCCAATTCAACGTTTCGCCGTCAGCACCCGCATTCAAAACATCTTGGAAAAAGAAGGCGTAAGAACCGTCGCCGGATTGGTCCAAAAGAACCGCACGCAATTGCTTGATTTTGAAGGTATGGGTGAAAAAGCGGTACAGGAAATTGAAGAAACCCTCAAAGATTTGAATTTAGTTCTAAAGGAGGAGAAAAGCGAAGAATAA